From one Neofelis nebulosa isolate mNeoNeb1 chromosome 4, mNeoNeb1.pri, whole genome shotgun sequence genomic stretch:
- the TIMM29 gene encoding mitochondrial import inner membrane translocase subunit Tim29, which produces MAAAALKRFWSRNREDPGGPAAAKPGVWARLGSWARVLLRDYAEACGDAAAAARARPGRAAAYVGLLGGAAACCALAPGEAAFEEALLDASGTLLLLAPATRNRVSEGHVQRLLWLRGRGRLRHVSLGLCSLVYEAPVDAQASLYQARCRYLQPRWADFPDRILDVGFVGRWWVLAARMRDCDVNDDEFLHLPAHLRVVGPHQLRSETNERLFDEKYEPVVLTDDQVDQALWEEQVLQKEKKDRLALSQADSLVRPEGPR; this is translated from the exons ATGGCGGCGGCCGCTCTGAAAAGATTTTGGTCCCGAAACCGTGAAGACCCTGGGGGCCCAGCGGCCGCGAAGCCCGGCGTGTGGGCGCGGTTGG GCTCCTGGGCCCGCGTACTGCTCCGAGACTACGCGGAGGCCTGCGGggacgcggcggcggcggcgcgggcccGGCCCGGGCGGGCGGCCGCGTACGTGGGGCTGCTGGGCGGCGCGGCGGCCTGCTGCGCGCTGGCGCCCGGCGAGGCGGCCTTCGAGGAGGCGCTGCTCGACGCGTCGGGGACCCTCTTGCTGCTGGCCCCGGCCACCCGCAACCGCGTCTCCGAGGGCCACGTGCAGCGGCTGCTCTGGCTTCGGGGCCGCGGCCGCCTCCGCCACGTGAGCCTGGGCCTGTGCTCGCTCGTGTACGAGGCGCCCGTCGACGCCCAGGCCAGCCTCTACCAGGCCCGCTGCCGCTACCTGCAGCCCCGCTGGGCCGACTTCCCGGACCGGATCCTGGACGTGGGCTTCGTGGGCCGCTGGTGGGTGCTGGCCGCCCGCATGCGCGACTGCGACGTTAACGACGACGAGTTCCTCCACCTGCCGGCCCACCTGCGCGTCGTCGGGCCCCATCAGCTGCGCTCCGAGACCAACGAGCGGCTCTTCGACGAGAAGTACGAGCCCGTGGTGCTCACCGACGACCAGGTGGACCAGGCGCTGTGGGAGGAGCAGGTCTtgcagaaggagaagaaggacCGACTCGCCCTCAGCCAGGCCGACTCCCTGGTGCGGCCCGAGGGGCCCAGATGA